A window of the Gemmatimonas sp. genome harbors these coding sequences:
- a CDS encoding thymidine kinase, whose product MSGSFQVSGGWMEVVAGSMFSGKTEELLRRVRRATIARKRVQVFKSHLDDRYAGLWNVSSHDRRTFEAIPVDSSSQILLRLDPMAQVIAIDEAQFLDTGIVQVASSLADRGRRVILAGIDSDFRGEPFGPMPQLMAVAEMVDKLHAICVLCGSPASRNQRLIGGKPAPYDSPTIMVGAADSYEARCRACHVVPRPTEGQQQLL is encoded by the coding sequence ATGAGCGGCAGCTTCCAGGTCTCCGGCGGGTGGATGGAGGTCGTCGCTGGCTCGATGTTCAGCGGCAAGACCGAAGAGCTGTTGCGGCGCGTGCGGCGGGCGACCATCGCCCGCAAGCGCGTGCAGGTCTTCAAGTCGCACCTCGACGACCGGTACGCCGGGCTATGGAATGTCTCCAGCCATGACCGGCGCACCTTCGAGGCGATCCCGGTCGACTCGTCGTCGCAGATTCTGCTGCGTCTCGATCCGATGGCGCAGGTGATTGCCATCGACGAGGCGCAGTTCCTCGACACCGGGATCGTGCAGGTGGCGTCGAGCCTGGCCGATCGCGGCCGGCGGGTCATTCTTGCCGGCATCGACAGTGATTTCCGCGGCGAACCGTTCGGTCCGATGCCGCAGCTCATGGCGGTCGCGGAAATGGTCGACAAGCTGCACGCGATCTGCGTGCTGTGCGGCTCACCGGCCAGTCGCAATCAACGGCTGATCGGCGGCAAGCCTGCGCCATACGACTCGCCCACGATCATGGTGGGCGCGGCCGATTCGTATGAAGCGCGCTGTCGCGCCTGTCACGTCGTGCCCCGTCCCACCGAAGGACAGCAGCAACTGCTGTAG
- a CDS encoding 6-carboxytetrahydropterin synthase, translating to MPIVTATRLLRFNAAHRVHNPALSDEENTRLFGKCNNPNWHGHNYTLEVSVKGPIDERTGYVIDLGMLRDTVERHVVGVTDHRNFNIDVPYMQGVNPTTENVVVGMWRVLEPVVAPGKLVRLRLWETENNYVDYEGE from the coding sequence ATGCCTATCGTCACCGCGACGCGACTGCTGCGCTTCAACGCCGCCCACCGCGTTCACAATCCCGCCCTCTCCGACGAGGAGAACACCCGCCTGTTCGGCAAGTGCAATAACCCGAACTGGCACGGTCACAACTACACGCTCGAAGTGTCGGTCAAGGGGCCGATCGACGAGCGCACCGGTTATGTGATCGATCTCGGGATGCTGCGCGATACGGTGGAACGGCACGTGGTCGGTGTCACCGACCACCGCAACTTCAACATCGACGTGCCCTACATGCAGGGCGTGAACCCGACCACGGAAAATGTGGTCGTGGGCATGTGGCGCGTGCTGGAACCCGTCGTGGCGCCCGGGAAGCTGGTGCGCCTGCGACTCTGGGAAACCGAAAATAATTATGTCGACTACGAGGGGGAGTAA
- the folE gene encoding GTP cyclohydrolase I FolE: METDDATQVEFEGLIRRQLELLGEDPMRDGLLKTPSRVAKSMAWLTRGYDLDARQVIGDAMFEENHENMVMVRDIEMYSMCEHHMLPFFGKVHVAYIPNGKIVGLSKLPRVVEVFARRLQVQERLGEQIANALDEVLQPKGVGVVIEAVHLCMMMRGVEKQSSRTITSSLRGLFRDDSKTRSEFLRLAHGPSAAF; encoded by the coding sequence ATGGAGACGGACGACGCGACGCAGGTGGAATTCGAAGGGCTCATCCGCCGACAGCTCGAGCTGCTTGGCGAGGACCCGATGCGCGATGGGTTGCTCAAGACGCCGAGCCGTGTCGCGAAATCGATGGCGTGGCTCACGCGCGGCTACGATCTCGACGCGCGCCAGGTCATCGGTGACGCGATGTTCGAGGAGAATCACGAGAACATGGTGATGGTGCGCGACATCGAGATGTATTCGATGTGCGAGCATCACATGCTCCCGTTCTTCGGCAAGGTGCACGTGGCGTACATCCCCAACGGCAAGATCGTGGGACTGTCCAAGCTCCCGCGCGTCGTCGAAGTATTTGCGCGCCGGTTGCAGGTACAGGAGCGCCTCGGTGAGCAGATCGCCAACGCGCTCGACGAAGTGCTGCAGCCCAAGGGTGTGGGCGTCGTGATCGAAGCGGTGCACCTCTGCATGATGATGCGCGGCGTCGAGAAGCAGAGCTCGCGCACGATCACGTCGTCGCTGCGCGGCCTGTTCCGTGACGACTCGAAAACGCGCAGCGAGTTCTTGCGCCTGGCGCACGGTCCGTCGGCCGCCTTCTGA
- a CDS encoding pyridoxal phosphate-dependent aminotransferase, whose protein sequence is MSLVFQPSANIARLKESATLAVAAKARALKAAGQAIIDLGAGEPDFDTPAFIRQAATAAIEAGATRYTATDGILPLREAIAADANRLLAHGTPITAAEIVVSNGSKQSLYNACVCCFGPGDEVLIPTPAWTSYYEMVELARAVSVPVFGDAANDLKVTADQLAAAATPRTKGVMLNSPSNPTGAVYTRDELTAILDLAADQGWWVLADEIYLRIAYEGGAQSALEVATTRDNLIVINGVAKAYAMTGWRIGWTIAPVAVSKAMTAFQSHTTSNAAAVSQHAALAALARQEEADEAVNHMVKEFRQRRDAVVAALAAFPTIRYVHPAGAFYVYINVAGFRGAADAGAAFAAAVLEEYQVAVVPGSAFLTPDWIRASYATTESVAVEGVTRIARCFTGT, encoded by the coding sequence ATGTCTCTGGTCTTCCAGCCGTCCGCCAACATCGCCCGACTCAAGGAATCCGCGACGCTGGCGGTGGCCGCCAAGGCCCGGGCGCTCAAGGCTGCCGGTCAGGCGATCATCGACCTTGGCGCCGGCGAACCCGATTTCGATACTCCGGCCTTCATCCGGCAGGCCGCGACGGCGGCGATCGAAGCGGGAGCGACGCGCTACACGGCCACGGATGGCATTCTGCCGCTGCGTGAAGCGATTGCTGCGGATGCCAACCGATTGCTGGCGCACGGGACGCCGATCACGGCAGCAGAAATCGTCGTGTCCAACGGCTCCAAGCAGTCGCTCTACAACGCCTGCGTCTGCTGCTTCGGCCCGGGCGATGAGGTATTGATTCCGACGCCGGCGTGGACGAGCTACTACGAGATGGTGGAACTGGCGCGTGCCGTGTCTGTGCCGGTGTTCGGCGACGCCGCCAACGATCTCAAGGTCACGGCCGATCAGCTGGCGGCCGCCGCGACGCCGCGCACGAAGGGCGTGATGCTCAACTCACCGAGCAACCCCACCGGCGCCGTGTACACGCGCGACGAACTCACGGCGATCCTCGACCTCGCCGCCGACCAAGGATGGTGGGTGCTCGCCGACGAGATCTACCTGCGGATCGCCTACGAAGGCGGTGCGCAGTCGGCGCTCGAAGTCGCGACGACGCGCGACAACCTGATCGTGATCAACGGCGTCGCGAAGGCCTACGCGATGACCGGCTGGCGTATCGGCTGGACGATCGCGCCGGTGGCCGTCTCGAAGGCGATGACGGCGTTTCAATCGCACACGACGTCGAACGCGGCGGCCGTGTCGCAGCACGCCGCCTTGGCCGCCCTGGCGCGCCAGGAGGAGGCCGACGAGGCCGTGAACCACATGGTCAAGGAATTCCGGCAGCGCCGTGATGCCGTGGTGGCGGCGCTGGCCGCGTTTCCGACCATCCGCTACGTACACCCGGCCGGCGCGTTCTACGTGTACATCAACGTGGCCGGCTTCCGCGGGGCCGCCGACGCCGGTGCGGCGTTCGCGGCGGCCGTGCTCGAGGAGTACCAGGTGGCGGTCGTGCCGGGCAGCGCGTTTCTCACGCCCGATTGGATCCGCGCGAGCTACGCGACAACGGAGTCGGTGGCAGTCGAAGGCGTGACGCGCATCGCCCGCTGTTTCACCGGCACCTGA
- a CDS encoding Lrp/AsnC ligand binding domain-containing protein has translation MITTIVLVQADPKTIPACATALAGIEGVSEVYSVSGAWDLVAIVRVPDLERIATVVTEEFAKVPGIVRTQTLTAFRAYSRNDLEQAWDIGVE, from the coding sequence ATGATCACGACCATTGTGCTGGTGCAGGCCGATCCGAAAACCATTCCCGCGTGCGCCACCGCGCTGGCGGGTATCGAAGGCGTGAGCGAGGTCTACTCCGTATCCGGTGCCTGGGATCTCGTGGCCATCGTGCGCGTACCCGATCTCGAGCGGATCGCGACCGTCGTGACCGAAGAGTTTGCCAAAGTGCCGGGCATTGTCCGGACGCAAACCCTCACGGCGTTCCGCGCCTACAGTCGCAATGATCTCGAGCAGGCGTGGGACATCGGGGTCGAGTAG
- a CDS encoding GNAT family N-acetyltransferase, whose translation MTVSSRTWRNTRPLEGPMVATVEDIPQLNEVFAEAFTQRYRKDGMTGVRVPPLNPAIWRYAIEDAGDGALCWRDERGRIAAFNIVHHSGTEGWMGPLCVRPDSQGAGLGKIIVQSGMRWLRQQSVKVIGLETMPRTMDNIGFYSNLGFVPGHLTVTLTLDAALGERGPELLSRLSALEKEAAIAACRELTMRVMPGYDFTRELELTDRLTLGDTILMGPLDAPTGFAVCHTAPLVEGRTREELRVLKLVLARRSSLPQLLGNLADLARRTGTRRVAIRLQGDYPDAYRTLVALGARVRWTDLRMSAYGWSEVPPVDGMVLSNWEI comes from the coding sequence ATGACCGTGTCGTCGCGCACGTGGCGTAACACCCGTCCGCTCGAGGGACCGATGGTGGCCACCGTCGAGGATATCCCACAGCTCAACGAGGTGTTCGCCGAAGCGTTCACCCAGCGGTATCGCAAGGACGGTATGACTGGCGTGCGCGTGCCGCCGCTGAATCCAGCGATCTGGCGCTACGCCATCGAGGATGCGGGCGATGGTGCGCTCTGCTGGCGTGACGAACGTGGACGCATTGCCGCCTTCAACATCGTGCATCACTCGGGCACCGAGGGCTGGATGGGGCCGCTATGCGTCCGCCCTGACAGCCAGGGCGCCGGACTCGGCAAGATCATCGTGCAGAGTGGTATGCGGTGGCTGCGTCAGCAGTCGGTGAAGGTGATCGGACTCGAGACGATGCCGCGCACGATGGACAACATCGGCTTCTACTCGAATCTTGGCTTCGTTCCCGGACATCTCACGGTCACGCTCACGCTCGATGCGGCGTTGGGGGAGCGGGGGCCCGAGCTCCTGTCGCGGTTGTCCGCACTCGAGAAAGAAGCCGCGATTGCCGCCTGCCGCGAGCTCACGATGCGCGTGATGCCGGGGTACGACTTCACGCGTGAGCTCGAACTCACCGACCGCTTAACGCTGGGCGATACCATTCTGATGGGGCCGCTCGACGCGCCCACCGGTTTCGCCGTGTGCCATACGGCGCCGCTGGTCGAAGGTCGGACGCGGGAAGAGCTGCGCGTGCTCAAGCTCGTGCTGGCCCGCCGAAGCAGTCTGCCGCAGTTGCTGGGCAATCTGGCGGATCTGGCGCGGCGCACGGGGACACGTCGCGTCGCCATTCGATTGCAGGGCGACTATCCGGATGCGTACCGCACACTCGTCGCGCTGGGTGCGCGCGTGCGGTGGACGGACCTGCGGATGAGCGCCTACGGCTGGAGCGAGGTCCCGCCCGTCGACGGCATGGTGCTCTCGAACTGGGAGATCTAG
- a CDS encoding SMC family ATPase, translating to MRLISLRLQNFRQHADTRIEFERGLTGIIGPNGSGKSTLLEAIAWALYGTPAARGTRDSIRFSRALPRASVRVELAFELAGHAYRVVRGLTNAEVFLDGSDIPVASTISGSTEFLQRRLGMTRSEFFHTYFTGQKELDVMAALGPAERARFLSRVLGYDRISGAQEIARERRRALMAEINGLKQGMPDADAIWRGVADAEARLAVARTRAAEAEVARVSTSDRLSAVAPQWLDAQTQRDQMQQLLAELRVAESEAMSFAREVERLDRELDAVALAHNELAPLRLAILPLLSLRAELESLEQLAAADARRQALMERVRTVAEEDAKLAERAVRLESAPTLERDTQLQLATLRGTLTETERTLDAESKAWTRDGQEAATRLEGLRGQYAELSEQRDTLEGLGEESPCPTCGRPLGASYRGVLELLNEQIETVRIDGNYYRQRAEQLTAVPAAIEAMDEQRRAMQAELSAAERRLLKIQNALTEATQVADARTELAARLAQATEQLAALPLGYDALRHRALRDEVVRLQELETKAARVGGLVEREDVTRTERLRVSVVRDAARTKVVELERQRTALGMDDTSYQRVRDAHERAAAEARRAELDAVSAAGEAERARAALDSAEQGRRDLARLQETLDALEKDKQLHDELDRALTDLRTDLNFQLRPELATIASGFLGELTDGRYRELEFDEDYRVLIMEDEIPKPVISGGEEDLCNLVLRLAISQMIAERAGQAFSLLILDEVFGSLDEGRRANVVDLLRNLHGRFEQVIVITHIEQVQEGLDRVLMVEYDDSRGCSVVRTSARAHSVDPFGTAALAAESSGDTLSPVHA from the coding sequence ATGCGACTGATTTCCCTTCGATTACAGAACTTCCGTCAGCACGCGGACACTCGCATCGAATTCGAGCGAGGCCTGACCGGTATCATCGGTCCCAACGGCTCGGGAAAGTCGACGCTGCTGGAAGCGATCGCGTGGGCGTTGTATGGCACGCCCGCCGCGCGCGGCACCCGTGATTCAATTCGTTTCTCGCGGGCGCTGCCGCGCGCCTCAGTACGGGTTGAGTTGGCGTTCGAGCTTGCCGGACATGCCTACCGCGTCGTGCGGGGCTTAACCAACGCAGAAGTTTTTCTCGACGGGAGTGACATACCCGTAGCGAGCACCATATCGGGAAGCACCGAGTTTCTTCAACGGCGACTCGGCATGACGCGCTCGGAATTCTTTCACACCTACTTTACGGGTCAGAAGGAACTCGATGTCATGGCTGCGCTCGGTCCGGCGGAGCGGGCGCGATTCCTTTCTCGGGTGTTGGGCTACGATCGGATCAGCGGGGCACAAGAGATTGCGCGCGAACGGCGTCGGGCGCTCATGGCTGAGATCAATGGATTGAAACAGGGCATGCCCGACGCCGATGCGATCTGGCGCGGTGTAGCGGACGCCGAGGCCCGACTCGCCGTGGCCCGAACACGTGCCGCCGAAGCCGAGGTGGCGCGCGTCAGCACGTCCGACCGGCTGAGCGCCGTGGCGCCCCAGTGGCTCGATGCGCAGACGCAGCGCGATCAGATGCAGCAGCTGCTGGCGGAGCTGCGCGTGGCCGAGAGCGAAGCAATGAGCTTCGCCCGCGAGGTCGAGCGGCTCGATCGTGAACTCGACGCCGTGGCCCTCGCGCACAACGAACTGGCGCCGTTGCGGCTGGCGATTCTGCCGCTGCTGTCGTTGCGCGCGGAACTGGAGTCGCTCGAACAGCTCGCGGCCGCCGATGCGCGACGGCAGGCGCTGATGGAGCGGGTGCGCACGGTGGCAGAGGAAGATGCCAAGCTTGCCGAGCGCGCCGTGCGTCTGGAGTCGGCGCCGACGCTGGAGCGTGATACGCAACTGCAGCTTGCGACACTGCGCGGCACGCTCACGGAGACGGAGCGGACGCTCGACGCGGAGAGCAAAGCCTGGACCAGAGATGGTCAAGAAGCGGCCACCCGACTTGAAGGACTTCGAGGACAGTATGCGGAGCTGTCGGAACAGCGCGACACGCTCGAGGGACTCGGTGAGGAGTCGCCGTGCCCGACCTGCGGGCGGCCGCTCGGCGCGTCGTATCGCGGGGTGCTCGAGCTGCTGAACGAGCAGATCGAGACCGTGCGCATCGATGGAAACTACTACCGTCAGCGCGCCGAACAGCTCACCGCCGTCCCGGCCGCCATTGAGGCGATGGACGAACAGCGTCGTGCCATGCAGGCGGAACTGTCGGCGGCTGAGCGTCGGTTGTTGAAGATTCAGAACGCGCTCACCGAGGCCACGCAGGTGGCCGATGCGCGTACCGAGCTCGCCGCGCGACTCGCGCAAGCCACCGAACAATTGGCAGCGCTGCCGCTGGGCTACGACGCGCTGCGCCATCGCGCCCTGCGCGACGAGGTGGTGCGATTGCAGGAGCTTGAAACGAAGGCGGCGCGTGTGGGCGGTCTCGTGGAGCGCGAGGATGTCACGCGCACGGAGCGCCTGCGCGTATCGGTCGTGCGTGATGCGGCGCGTACGAAGGTCGTGGAGCTCGAGCGTCAACGCACCGCGTTGGGTATGGATGACACATCGTATCAGCGCGTGCGTGACGCCCACGAGCGCGCCGCCGCCGAAGCCCGTCGTGCTGAGCTCGATGCGGTCAGTGCCGCGGGCGAAGCGGAGCGGGCGCGGGCCGCCCTCGATAGCGCCGAGCAGGGCCGGCGCGATCTCGCGAGGCTGCAGGAAACGCTCGACGCCCTTGAGAAGGACAAACAGTTGCATGACGAGCTCGATCGCGCGCTCACCGACCTGCGCACCGATCTCAACTTCCAACTGCGCCCGGAACTGGCCACCATCGCCAGCGGCTTCCTCGGCGAGCTTACCGACGGACGCTATCGTGAACTCGAGTTTGACGAGGACTACCGCGTCTTGATCATGGAAGACGAGATTCCGAAACCCGTGATTTCGGGCGGCGAGGAAGATTTGTGCAATCTCGTGCTCCGGCTGGCAATTTCGCAGATGATCGCGGAAAGAGCTGGACAGGCATTTTCCTTGCTGATTCTCGATGAGGTGTTCGGTTCGCTCGACGAGGGTCGCCGAGCCAATGTTGTCGATTTACTCCGAAACCTTCACGGCCGATTCGAGCAGGTCATCGTGATCACGCACATCGAGCAGGTCCAGGAGGGATTGGATCGCGTACTCATGGTCGAGTATGACGATTCACGCGGATGTAGTGTCGTGCGCACCAGCGCGCGCGCGCACAGTGTCGATCCGTTCGGTACCGCCGCACTCGCTGCAGAGTCGAGCGGCGATACGCTGTCGCCGGTGCACGCATGA
- a CDS encoding DNA repair exonuclease, whose product MRLVHLSDLHLGFRQYQRLTPTGINQREADVAATVSRAVAQIIECAPDLIVVGGDVFHTVRPSNQAILHAYRTFQRLLDALPSTKIVMVAGNHDAPRTADAGCILRLFREIGISVADDKPELFKFPELSLCVMAVPDAPGVDRPLMAPPEGFAHNVLLVHGEIEGMLPSHVASPERAAVEIPLKELNADKWGYVALGHYHVYRKLADRVFYSGSIDYTSSNPWGELKEQRERSVAGKGFVEHDLITGAHRFHPVVPSRPLLDLEPIDASGMGAADVDSALRARVDSAIGGIDDRVVRVTVRNIARHIARELNHEALREYRKRAMHFHLDARRPEVLARRGKGEGAPGRRATLPELVAERLNERPLSPGLDRELLVSLGLRYLQQAEDAAMAALPVLEG is encoded by the coding sequence ATGCGCCTGGTCCACCTCAGCGATCTCCATCTCGGATTCCGCCAGTATCAGCGGCTCACGCCGACCGGAATCAACCAGCGCGAGGCTGATGTCGCCGCGACGGTGTCGCGTGCCGTGGCCCAGATCATCGAGTGTGCGCCCGACCTGATTGTCGTGGGCGGTGACGTGTTCCACACCGTGCGCCCGTCAAACCAGGCGATCCTGCACGCGTATCGGACGTTTCAGCGACTGCTGGACGCGCTGCCGAGCACAAAGATCGTTATGGTCGCCGGCAATCATGACGCGCCACGAACGGCGGACGCCGGGTGCATTCTGCGATTGTTTCGAGAGATCGGCATCAGCGTAGCGGATGACAAGCCGGAGCTATTCAAGTTTCCCGAGCTTTCCCTTTGCGTAATGGCCGTGCCCGACGCACCAGGGGTAGACCGTCCGCTCATGGCGCCGCCGGAGGGATTCGCGCACAACGTGTTGCTGGTCCACGGTGAGATCGAGGGAATGCTCCCCTCGCACGTCGCGTCTCCAGAGCGGGCGGCTGTCGAGATTCCGCTCAAAGAGCTGAATGCTGACAAGTGGGGCTATGTCGCCCTCGGACACTATCACGTGTACCGCAAGTTAGCTGATCGCGTGTTTTACAGCGGGTCAATTGACTATACAAGTTCGAACCCGTGGGGAGAACTGAAGGAGCAGCGCGAAAGATCTGTTGCCGGGAAAGGGTTCGTCGAGCACGACCTGATTACCGGTGCACATCGATTTCATCCGGTAGTTCCATCGCGCCCGCTGCTGGATCTCGAACCGATCGACGCCAGCGGCATGGGTGCCGCGGACGTAGACAGTGCACTGCGAGCACGCGTGGATAGCGCGATCGGGGGCATCGATGATCGCGTGGTGCGAGTTACCGTGCGCAACATCGCACGCCACATCGCGCGCGAGCTCAATCACGAGGCGCTCCGCGAGTACCGGAAGCGGGCGATGCACTTTCATCTCGATGCACGTCGGCCGGAAGTGCTGGCCCGCCGTGGCAAGGGAGAAGGTGCGCCGGGTCGTCGGGCCACCTTGCCCGAGCTGGTGGCCGAACGCCTGAACGAGCGTCCATTGTCCCCCGGTCTCGATCGAGAACTACTCGTGTCGCTCGGCCTGCGGTATCTGCAGCAGGCCGAAGACGCGGCGATGGCTGCCCTCCCTGTGCTGGAGGGCTGA
- a CDS encoding DEAD/DEAH box helicase, producing MMTAAMRPGIERSRRMQGVAAPACLVITPTVEQALSAAEQARQLLADDSLRVVPVTSATRARRVLAAGPVAVVTGTAADLLALRKDAAIDLQQLQVLVVFSLDEILTDKMGDTLQALLGDSPDDMMRVGTIDSESEEIEAFLEAQMRRARRLTPMLAGDTPLAMTPSFVITSASGRADALRAILDEVDPPSVVVVATTDAGQREAHAAITRIGMVVDGLNVQVVRQATSQHVALVVLWESPVSYDALVEALAARPVDAVALLMADELAAFRRMTAGLAEAWTPAARKANAESRVQALRAALRTTLANSGGTSASEMALLAPMLETHDSLEIAAAALRLYEGARRELVTARTKATIAGPTRTPLAAGHKPDAPVVDGKQRVFLAAGKRDGVRVGDIVGAVANEAGIPGDRIGQVELFESHAIVELNAEDAAKVVQALGSVSLRGRRLSARIDERSGEAPRGGDRGGDRGARGPRSERTFGPPRRDAGDRSPRGGDRGNDRGDRPARPSFGGDRGPRLEGRGGPPRGGNDRPPRADEERRAFGDRPVRERAEGREEWSERGARMQNASRKPRPNTDANPEGNPEGKPEGSRES from the coding sequence ATGATGACTGCCGCCATGCGTCCGGGGATCGAACGCAGCCGGCGAATGCAGGGCGTGGCAGCGCCGGCCTGCCTGGTGATCACCCCCACGGTTGAACAGGCGCTCAGCGCGGCCGAACAGGCGCGCCAACTGTTGGCCGACGACAGCCTGCGCGTCGTGCCCGTCACCTCCGCCACGCGCGCCCGTCGCGTGCTGGCCGCTGGTCCGGTGGCCGTGGTCACCGGCACCGCCGCCGATCTACTCGCGCTGCGCAAGGACGCCGCGATCGACCTGCAGCAACTACAGGTCCTCGTGGTCTTCAGCCTCGACGAGATCCTCACCGACAAGATGGGCGATACGTTGCAGGCGTTGCTCGGCGATTCGCCCGACGACATGATGCGCGTCGGCACCATCGACAGCGAGTCGGAGGAGATCGAGGCGTTCCTCGAAGCGCAGATGCGACGCGCGCGTCGTCTCACGCCGATGCTGGCCGGTGACACTCCGCTCGCGATGACGCCGAGCTTCGTGATCACGTCGGCCTCGGGTCGTGCCGATGCCTTGCGCGCAATTCTCGATGAAGTCGATCCGCCGTCGGTCGTGGTTGTCGCCACGACGGACGCCGGTCAGCGCGAGGCCCACGCGGCCATCACGCGCATCGGCATGGTGGTCGACGGGCTCAACGTGCAGGTCGTGCGGCAGGCCACCTCGCAGCACGTTGCGCTGGTGGTGTTGTGGGAGTCGCCGGTGTCGTACGACGCGCTGGTGGAAGCGCTCGCGGCGCGACCGGTGGACGCCGTGGCCTTGCTGATGGCCGACGAACTCGCCGCGTTCCGTCGGATGACCGCCGGTCTGGCCGAGGCGTGGACGCCGGCCGCCCGCAAGGCGAACGCGGAAAGCCGCGTGCAGGCGTTGCGCGCGGCGCTGCGCACCACGCTCGCGAATTCCGGCGGCACGTCGGCCAGCGAAATGGCGTTGCTGGCGCCGATGCTGGAAACGCATGACTCGCTGGAGATCGCTGCCGCCGCCCTGCGGTTGTACGAAGGGGCCCGCCGCGAGCTGGTCACGGCACGGACCAAGGCCACGATTGCCGGTCCAACCCGCACGCCGCTAGCTGCCGGCCACAAGCCGGACGCGCCGGTCGTGGACGGCAAGCAGCGCGTGTTCCTGGCCGCCGGGAAGCGTGACGGCGTGCGCGTCGGCGACATTGTCGGTGCGGTCGCGAACGAAGCCGGCATCCCGGGCGACCGGATCGGTCAGGTCGAGCTGTTCGAGTCGCACGCGATCGTCGAGCTGAACGCCGAGGACGCGGCCAAGGTGGTTCAGGCGCTGGGTTCCGTCTCGCTGCGCGGTCGTCGACTCAGCGCCCGGATCGACGAGCGCAGCGGAGAAGCCCCGCGCGGTGGGGATCGTGGTGGCGATCGTGGCGCGCGTGGTCCGCGCAGCGAGCGCACGTTCGGCCCGCCGCGTCGTGACGCCGGTGATCGTTCGCCTCGCGGCGGGGATCGTGGCAACGATCGTGGCGACCGTCCGGCCCGCCCGTCGTTCGGTGGTGACCGCGGTCCGCGTCTGGAAGGCCGCGGCGGCCCGCCGCGTGGTGGCAATGACCGTCCGCCGCGTGCCGACGAAGAGCGTCGCGCGTTCGGCGACCGTCCGGTGCGCGAGCGCGCGGAAGGTCGGGAAGAGTGGTCGGAGCGTGGCGCGCGGATGCAGAATGCCAGCCGCAAGCCGCGTCCAAACACCGACGCGAATCCTGAGGGGAATCCTGAAGGGAAACCCGAAGGGAGCCGCGAGAGCTGA